In the Vanessa cardui chromosome 10, ilVanCard2.1, whole genome shotgun sequence genome, one interval contains:
- the LOC124533186 gene encoding uncharacterized protein LOC124533186, which produces MVTCDNESASAGGFHLGAHDDHRPRAPSVSSLSLYKQKIDALFDDTRSISSIPQYTTSETGRKDSKASLIQDGKTTILEDENTYCQNKIKKINNTVQDRIERMFADMAGESRQNAESIGVHVFSVHYLGSTPLQSKVTSLSGLQDPLRDLYFAFKSNHRHKNTFTGRLEISKSGLKVRYKGEKGDLEQLNPFPTIAVWSAVKFLVQSSDNDKNDLSYAFVPLITDPDNIDRHALFKSLDSSEKKYILSHNENSHSPLFAVVMRKIGVAKQLECHGFVCQTTEDAIVIAATLYKSLMSHMSRQGHANNKKLRNRNGVSCMSITSSLQGNDIPVRPPRKKHSTSSLSGDSDRADGFSASESFCEKSKLEKTKNVNEDLPRFAIPTLPPFGSHRITVEEVKAKLDLIRQNDTSSESQGSKHSVPKDSLNLTSVQSCQNLQSSSESSVRSKISEKIELFRELERRKSIQRPPNLPPPVPSKPPTQAQTDLPKEPLRRSQSGRKSLSESGDILTKVAIPRSGSFLNAGGLTRYKSIGQRNNGKKGGGSPLGFNELFNEFKVQENLHSMDEILNAIIDPEGMSFNDLKPIYKEFLLKLAVTLTKDEIFQHSKAIMKKQKKKILRRNSTFQNKRRKIFKGANGLRMVFRLPFGKDFRKKDKKKQHSNFDIKSLQNAVTVKEQISESSVSTSSYDLRQFRPKEPDFPAPKRQTMRQRNSKRSDKSVHVSKRSGKTSRPGERTSTSEDSDFLTLSNRLGCQNRNSSSGYVSCSECESESCIDRCYCSLKADCKPRCDCSALENGQDSVKVKLLGKNCKECSKEVYDGDYSYCSCDSESCADSNKCYCTGPRRTVMQSSQSLEYLKSPSNKTYADRMKRAYDDYEGKPRSRSGASSRRRRARSSDSLALDYELLLQNKPRDARARNMQRLTVRSTGAGSHDALSVKKSAEMAALFADVRLSQRTDVRSLAGGRRARPPPLSPSPHPVPPLARMFDHRPLSRNPSLEDTLGYFP; this is translated from the exons ATGGTGACGTGCGATAACGAAAGCGCGTCTGCTGGCGGCTTCCACCTCGGCGCTCACGATGACCACCGCCCGCGGGCGCCGAGCGTCTCCTCCCTGTCGCTCTACAAGCAGAAGATCGACGCGCTGTTTGACGATACGCGTTCCATCAGCAGCATCCCGCAGTACACCACGTCGGAAACCGGACGGAAAGATAGCAAG GCCAGTCTAATCCAAGACGGTAAAACAACTATACTAGAAGATGAAAACACTTACTGTCAAAATAAGATCAAGAAGATCAACAACACTGTTCAAGATCGAATAGAGAGAATGTTTGCGGACATGGCGGGGGAGTCTAGACAGAATGCTGAGAGCATAGGGGTGCACGTGTTCAGTGTGCACTATCTGGGATCGACACCTTTACAGAGTAAAGTAACGAGCCTTTCAGGACTGCAAGATCCCCTCAGAGATTTGTATTTCGCCTTCAAAAGTAATCATCGCCACAAGAACACCTTCACCGGTAGATTAGAAATCTCAAAAAGTGGCTTAAAAGTAAGATACAAAGGAGAAAAGGGAGATCTAGAACAATTGAATCCTTTTCCCACAATAGCAGTTTGGTCAGCAGTAAAATTTCTAGTTCAATCATCAGACAATGATAAGAACGATTTAAGTTACGCATTTGTTCCATTAATCACTGATCCCGATAATATCGATCGACACGCACTATTCAAATCATTAGATTCTTCTGAAAAGAAATATATCCTCTCCCACAACGAAAATTCGCATTCACCTCTTTTCGCTGTTGTGATGAGGAAAATAGGCGTTGCAAAACAATTGGAGTGTCATGGGTTTGTATGTCAGACGACTGAGGACGCTATTGTAATAGCGGCCACGCTATACAAATCGCTTATGTCACATATGAGTCGGCAGGGTCACGCAAATAACAAAAAGTTGAGAAACAGGAATGGAGTGAGTTGTATGAGCATCACGAGTAGCTTGCAAGGGAATGATATCCCCGTTAGACCACCTCGTAAGAAGCATAGTACTTCCTCGTTGAGCGGTGATAGCGATAGAGCTGATGGTTTTTCAGCAAGCGAATCATTTTGTGAGAAATCGAAATTAGAGAAAACTAAAAACGTTAATGAAGATTTGCCTCGTTTTGCAATACCGACCTTGCCACCTTTTGGTTCTCATCGAATCACCGTCGAGGAAGTAAAAGCTAAACTAGATTTAATAAGACAAAATGACACCAGTAGTGAGTCTCAAGGATCTAAGCACTCTGTTCCGAAAGATTCCCTTAATCTCACGTCAGTTCAATCGTGTCAAAATTTGCAAAGTAGTAGTGAATCTTCAGTCCGAAGTAAAATATcagaaaaaattgaattatttcgaGAGTTAGAGAGGCGAAAAAGCATACAGAGACCACCGAATTTGCCTCCTCCTGTACCTTCTAAGCCTCCGACACAAGCTCAAACTGATCTCCCTAAAGAGCCTTTGAGGCGTAGTCAAAGCGGTAGAAAATCGCTTAGTGAATCTGGAGATATACTAACAAAGGTGGCCATTCCTAGATCTGGGAGTTTCTTGAACGCCGGAGGACTGACTCGTTATAAGTCTATCGGACAAAG aaacaACGGAAAGAAAGGGGGAGGATCACCTTTGGGATTTAATGAACTCTTTAATGAATTCAAAGTACAGGAAAACTTGCATTCTATGGATGAAATATTGAATGCAATAATCGACCCCGAAGGAATGTcctttaatgatttaaaaccgATTTACAAAGAGTTTCTGTTAAAATTAGCAGTTACGCTGACGAAAGATGAAATATTTCAGCACAGCAAAGCTATAATGAAAAAGCAAAAGAAAAAGATTTTAAGACGAAACAGCACATTTCAGAACAAGCGAAGAAAAATCTTCAAAGGTGCCAACGGACTCCGGATGGTCTTTCGATTACCGTTCGGTAAAGACTTTCGTAAGAAAGACAAGAAAAAGCAACACAGCAACTTTGATATAAAATCACTGCAAAACGCTGTCACCGTTAAGGAGCAAATCTCTGAAAGTTCCGTTTCTACATCGAGCTACGATTTGAGACAATTCCGACCGAAGGAACCAGATTTTCCCGCTCCAAAACGGCAAACAATGAGACAGAGGAATTCAAAACGCTCGGATAAATCTGTTCACGTTTCCAAGCGAAGTGGTAAAACTTCGAGGCCTGGGGAGAGGACATCGACATCGGAAGATTCCGATTTCTTGACGTTGAGCAATCGCCTCGGATGTCAGAACAGAAATAGTTCGAGTGGATATGTTTCCTGCTCGGAGTGTGAGTCTGAGAGTTGTATCGATCGATGTTATTGCTCCCTAAAAGCCGATTGCAAGCCCAGATGTGACTGCTCTGCTCTTGAAAATGGACAAGATTCCGTGAAAGTCAAGTTGTTAGGAAAAAACTGTAAAGAATGCTCGAA AGAAGTGTATGACGGTGACTATAGTTACTGCTCCTGCGACTCAGAAAGCTGCGCCGACAGCAATAAGTGCTACTGTACTGGACCGAGACGAACTGTCATGCAAAGTTCCCAAAGCTTGGAGTATTTGAAAAGTCCTTCGAACAAAACATACGCCGATAGAATGAAGAGAGCCTACGATGACTACGAAGGGAAACCGAGAAGCAG GTCTGGCGCGTCGAGTCGTCGCCGGCGCGCGCGCAGCTCCGACAGCCTCGCGCTCGACTACGAGCTGCTTCTGCAGAACAAGCCGAGAGACGCGCGTGCCAGGAACATGCAGCGACTTACCG TACGAAGCACCGGAGCCGGTTCCCATGACGCCCTTAGCGTGAAGAAGTCCGCGGAGATGGCAGCCTTGTTCGCAGATGTTCGTCTCTCCCAACGCACTGATGTACGTTCTTTAGCCGGAGGGCGAAGAGCTAGGCCTCCGCCTTTGTCGCCATCACCACACCCTGTGCCACCTCTCGCAAGAATGTTTGACCACAGACCGCTTAGCAGAAATCCTAGCTTAGAGGATACATTGGGTTATTTcccataa